One Merismopedia glauca CCAP 1448/3 genomic region harbors:
- a CDS encoding DUF1156 domain-containing protein — translation MTQYPKRLIEVDLPIKRISAHARREKSIRHGHISTLHIWWARRPLAACRAVICASLWIDPADELCPQIFRDRAAEIVIEFAKKAATDKDLSDKCSSENWSKWQSIAKSHQSLDSEKLDGLKALREALLDFIADFANWDNSTQPDYLETARALTQAAHEALGGEVGTRPLVVDPFAGGGSIPLEALRVGADAFASDLNPVAVLLNKVVLEYIPKYGQRLADEVRKWGQWVKEEAEKELAEFYPKDEDGSTPIAYLWARTIISEAPDDGTGIPVEVPLMRSLWLAKKAGRYKALRWVRDASGVVQTETVEVTYADGVTRQVRRPLLEIFEPKSEKEVEKGTVARGSGTCPVTGYTTPVASVRRQIVSRWGGTNDARLICIITTNNKDKKRYFRLSTANDYRCVGNSYRKLKDLIENHCGTIDILPNEPMNQNNSNLVSGRGYGFTKWSELFSYRQLLSLTTFVRLVSSVNSLLADEEKEFVTAVQACLGLVIDRVADRCSSFCRYDPSPTMSGINNTFSRQAISMIWDFAEGDPTSKRSGGWEQCLEWLVNVIHFESVADKNIGDVELASATDHPLPDDFAQAFISDPPYYDAIEYSDLSDFFYVWLKRSLPKSLSTFFTEELTPKKGECIVSQHRNQNKVYFETTMAKAMFEGQRVLSPDGVGIIVFAHKSTSGWESQLQAMVNAGWIVTGSWAIDTEMGTRMNARNAATLASSVHLVCRPRSNNEIGDWRDVLQKLPKRIHEWMPRLAEQGVVGADAIFACLGPALEIFSRYSSVEKASGEIVPLREYLEYVWAAISKEALSTIFKDADTSSFEEDARLTAMWLWTLSTGETETSKASTPYEEEISDDEDEEGSASKKVKITGFVLEYDAARKIAQGLGVHLETLTHLVEVKGNKARLLPVKERSAYLFGKEGTIADTPKKTKGNKQLTLAGILDELPEDEYGEIKIARIGETICDKVHQAMLLFNSGRSEALKRFLVNEGIGSDARFWQLAQSFLALYPTGSDEKRWVDGLLARKKGLGL, via the coding sequence ATGACTCAATACCCTAAACGCCTGATTGAAGTTGACTTACCTATCAAACGAATCTCCGCTCACGCAAGGCGGGAAAAATCGATTCGTCACGGGCATATATCGACGTTGCATATTTGGTGGGCGCGGCGACCTCTAGCAGCTTGTCGAGCAGTGATTTGCGCTTCGTTGTGGATCGACCCCGCAGACGAGCTATGTCCCCAGATATTTCGAGACAGGGCGGCAGAAATTGTAATTGAGTTTGCCAAGAAAGCAGCGACTGATAAAGACTTGTCTGACAAATGTTCCTCAGAAAATTGGAGTAAGTGGCAATCAATAGCAAAGTCTCACCAGTCTCTAGATTCTGAAAAACTGGATGGCTTAAAAGCATTGCGAGAAGCCCTGTTAGATTTTATTGCTGATTTTGCTAATTGGGATAACTCAACTCAGCCAGATTATTTGGAAACGGCGAGAGCTTTGACGCAGGCGGCGCATGAAGCATTAGGAGGTGAGGTGGGGACGCGCCCCCTGGTGGTCGATCCGTTTGCAGGTGGAGGATCTATACCCTTAGAAGCTTTGCGAGTGGGGGCAGATGCCTTTGCTAGCGACCTGAATCCGGTGGCAGTGTTGCTCAATAAAGTGGTGTTGGAATATATACCCAAGTACGGGCAGCGTTTGGCAGATGAGGTGCGAAAGTGGGGACAATGGGTTAAAGAAGAGGCTGAGAAGGAGTTAGCGGAGTTTTACCCTAAAGATGAGGATGGCAGTACGCCGATCGCTTATCTGTGGGCGAGGACGATTATTTCAGAAGCGCCCGATGATGGGACGGGGATTCCGGTTGAAGTGCCGTTAATGCGAAGTCTATGGTTGGCGAAGAAAGCAGGGAGATATAAGGCTTTGCGCTGGGTACGCGATGCTTCGGGAGTTGTACAAACTGAGACGGTGGAAGTAACTTATGCCGATGGAGTAACGCGCCAGGTGCGCCGTCCCTTGTTGGAGATTTTTGAGCCGAAGAGCGAGAAGGAAGTTGAGAAAGGAACGGTGGCTAGGGGTTCGGGAACTTGTCCCGTAACGGGATATACAACGCCCGTGGCATCGGTGAGAAGGCAAATTGTATCTCGATGGGGAGGAACAAATGATGCACGATTAATATGTATTATTACTACAAATAACAAAGACAAAAAGCGTTACTTTAGGTTGTCAACTGCAAATGATTACAGGTGCGTTGGTAATTCCTATAGAAAGCTGAAAGACCTAATAGAAAACCATTGTGGAACTATCGATATACTACCCAATGAGCCGATGAATCAAAATAATTCTAATCTTGTGAGTGGGAGAGGCTATGGTTTCACAAAATGGAGTGAACTTTTTAGTTATCGTCAATTATTATCTTTAACTACATTTGTAAGGTTAGTAAGTTCAGTTAACTCATTATTAGCAGATGAGGAAAAAGAGTTTGTCACTGCTGTCCAAGCTTGCTTAGGATTAGTTATTGATAGGGTTGCTGATCGCTGCTCATCTTTTTGTAGGTATGATCCCAGCCCGACCATGAGTGGAATTAATAATACTTTTTCTAGACAAGCTATTTCTATGATTTGGGATTTTGCTGAAGGCGATCCCACTAGCAAAAGGTCTGGAGGCTGGGAACAATGTCTTGAATGGTTAGTAAATGTAATTCATTTTGAGTCTGTAGCAGACAAAAATATTGGAGATGTTGAATTAGCATCTGCTACTGATCATCCGTTACCTGATGATTTTGCTCAAGCCTTTATTTCCGATCCGCCATACTACGATGCCATTGAATATTCAGATTTGTCAGACTTTTTCTATGTCTGGCTTAAACGTTCCCTACCAAAATCTCTGAGTACATTTTTTACTGAAGAATTAACACCGAAAAAAGGTGAGTGCATAGTTTCTCAACATCGAAATCAAAATAAAGTTTATTTTGAAACTACTATGGCAAAAGCCATGTTTGAAGGTCAGCGCGTATTATCACCAGATGGAGTAGGTATTATTGTTTTTGCCCACAAATCTACATCAGGATGGGAATCACAACTGCAAGCAATGGTAAATGCAGGTTGGATCGTTACAGGTTCATGGGCAATCGATACAGAAATGGGAACAAGGATGAATGCAAGAAATGCAGCAACACTTGCTTCTTCAGTCCATCTTGTATGTCGTCCACGAAGTAACAATGAAATTGGCGACTGGCGAGACGTACTACAAAAACTGCCAAAACGCATCCATGAATGGATGCCGCGCCTCGCCGAACAAGGCGTGGTTGGAGCCGATGCCATCTTTGCTTGCCTCGGTCCCGCCCTCGAAATCTTCTCTCGCTACTCCAGCGTCGAGAAAGCAAGCGGCGAAATCGTCCCGTTGCGCGAATATCTTGAATACGTCTGGGCAGCTATCTCCAAAGAAGCACTCAGCACCATCTTCAAAGATGCAGACACATCCAGTTTTGAAGAAGATGCTCGTCTGACTGCCATGTGGCTGTGGACTCTATCGACTGGAGAAACTGAAACAAGTAAGGCATCCACACCATACGAAGAAGAAATTAGCGATGACGAAGACGAAGAAGGCAGCGCGAGCAAAAAGGTGAAAATAACGGGATTTGTCCTCGAATACGATGCCGCCCGTAAGATTGCCCAAGGGCTGGGCGTGCATCTAGAAACTCTCACCCATTTAGTAGAAGTCAAAGGCAATAAAGCGAGACTCCTACCCGTTAAAGAGCGCAGCGCTTACTTATTTGGCAAGGAAGGAACTATTGCAGATACTCCCAAAAAAACCAAAGGTAACAAGCAACTCACTCTCGCTGGCATTCTAGACGAACTCCCTGAAGACGAATACGGCGAAATTAAGATCGCCCGTATCGGCGAAACCATCTGCGATAAAGTACACCAGGCAATGCTGTTATTCAATTCGGGACGCAGCGAGGCACTCAAACGCTTTCTAGTTAATGAAGGCATTGGCAGCGATGCTAGATTCTGGCAACTAGCACAGTCATTTTTAGCCCTTTATCCTACGGGATCTGATGAAAAACGCTGGGTTGATGGTTTGCTGGCTCGGAAGAAGGGATTGGGGCTGTAA
- a CDS encoding ATP-dependent nuclease, translating into MSKVKNNTNKCNDLKSKFQEGNRYNNFGNVLVRMHIQGFRCHKNTVIEIQNPITAFCGLNGVGKSTLIQLAATAYIGQSQQETYYISRFINIHKFDPHPFTNDAKIEYKYWQENLALKQLTISRKQDGGWQGYNRRLKRKVLYIGVSSYLPKVETSDFIIRYPAEIELVSSISVEQHIKEWTCKILGKNYESIKTHTFKFKKRKNQINSVQHNQVNYSEPHMGYGEARSQYLIRVIESLPDKSLILIEEPEISLHPSAQYQFGCYLVDVTLRKGHQIFLTTHSESLLNALPSQSRKYIEKIPSGIRCIDGLPPSQAHSLMSDGYLKALVILVEDEKTKSVAKTILTEIIRRVDPIFLSTVGIYPAGDCNTVKNTVRTLKDTNIKVAGVLDADQQAILKENIFTLPGKLAPEKELFNNHAVQAHIQKEYQLNLDDFQVSYLVDTDHHQWFEKLAQKLSVEELALVTEASKVYAQNLHENERDSLVKQLKEAC; encoded by the coding sequence ATGAGTAAAGTCAAGAATAATACCAATAAATGTAACGACTTAAAATCAAAGTTTCAAGAGGGAAATCGTTATAATAATTTTGGTAATGTTTTAGTTAGGATGCACATTCAAGGATTTCGTTGTCACAAAAATACTGTCATAGAAATCCAGAATCCTATTACAGCTTTCTGTGGATTAAATGGCGTAGGAAAATCTACTTTAATACAGTTGGCTGCTACTGCATATATTGGTCAATCTCAACAAGAAACTTATTATATTAGCAGATTTATTAACATTCATAAATTCGATCCTCATCCTTTTACCAACGATGCAAAAATAGAGTACAAATACTGGCAGGAGAATTTAGCATTAAAACAATTAACTATTTCCAGAAAACAAGATGGAGGTTGGCAAGGATATAATAGGAGATTAAAAAGAAAAGTGCTGTATATAGGAGTGAGTTCGTATTTGCCAAAAGTAGAAACATCAGATTTTATTATTCGATATCCAGCAGAAATAGAATTAGTTAGTTCCATCTCTGTTGAGCAACATATCAAAGAATGGACTTGTAAAATTTTGGGTAAAAACTATGAAAGCATTAAAACTCACACATTTAAATTTAAGAAAAGAAAAAATCAAATTAACTCCGTTCAACATAATCAAGTCAATTATTCAGAGCCACATATGGGTTATGGTGAGGCTCGTAGTCAATATCTAATCAGAGTCATAGAATCTTTACCTGACAAGAGCTTGATTTTAATTGAAGAGCCGGAGATATCGCTTCATCCTAGCGCCCAATATCAATTTGGATGCTATTTAGTAGATGTTACCCTCAGAAAAGGACATCAGATTTTTTTAACAACTCATAGTGAGTCATTACTAAACGCGCTTCCATCGCAATCAAGAAAGTATATTGAAAAAATTCCCAGTGGAATTAGATGTATAGATGGATTACCACCTTCTCAAGCTCATAGCCTGATGTCAGATGGATATTTAAAAGCTTTAGTAATTTTGGTAGAAGACGAAAAAACAAAATCCGTAGCTAAAACTATACTTACTGAAATTATTCGACGTGTAGATCCTATCTTTTTAAGTACAGTTGGAATATACCCCGCCGGAGACTGTAATACAGTAAAAAATACAGTTAGAACTTTGAAAGATACCAATATTAAAGTAGCTGGTGTTTTGGATGCAGATCAACAAGCTATTCTAAAAGAAAATATTTTTACTCTCCCAGGGAAATTAGCTCCTGAAAAAGAACTATTTAATAATCATGCTGTCCAAGCTCATATTCAAAAAGAATATCAGCTAAACTTGGATGATTTTCAGGTTTCTTACTTAGTTGATACAGACCATCATCAATGGTTTGAAAAATTGGCGCAAAAGCTTTCTGTTGAAGAATTAGCACTAGTTACTGAAGCGTCTAAAGTCTATGCTCAAAATTTACACGAAAACGAAAGAGATTCTCTCGTAAAACAACTTAAAGAAGCTTGTTAA
- a CDS encoding helicase-related protein encodes MKAEQIKPGIIIRGSIFSEPIKVLTVEKRGKAVKLIGQGLHTNQVHQPILTAEQIAQLGSTPEQETFDGDGQKFRYAIEAMRLGLAYEYDPFFALTVARVDPLPHQIEAVYNYFLKQPRIRFLLADDPGAGKTVMAGLLLKELKARGLVKRVLIVTPANLTFQWQREMKDKFREDFEVIRGDILRANYGANPWQDKNQVVTSVSWVSRVDDAKDSLLRSHWDLIIVDEAHKMSAYSSDKKTLAYRLGEQLSKMTDHYLLMTATPHKGDPKNFCLFLELLDPDVYGDVSSLEEAMRRNYAPFYLRRTKEALVTFPHPQTGEVKKLFTRRIVQTADFQIDDDELDFYDELTRYVEDQSIKAAMDDSNRGRALGFTMAMLQRRFASSIYAVRRSLARMCEKRQHILENPDAYRQEIIDKKLPDDFEERSELEQSKILGDLEEIVASIDPIALQDEIRTLTKLIKLAKNLEESEIESKLRRLKQLLLDRGFFNDPKMKLLIFTEHKDTLDFLAGDGKNERPLGKLKQWGLSVTQIHGGMNIGDRNTPNTRIYAEREFKENCQILVATEAAGEGINLQFCWLMINYDIPWNPVRLEQRMGRIHRYGQEKDCLIFNFVSTNTREGSVFWKLFERIQKIEADLDPEHTGKVFNVLGDVFPANQIEKMLREMYAHNLTEEVIKSRIITQVDTEQFRKITKSALEGLAKRELNLSNLIGRSTEAKEKQLVPEVVANFWLEASPLVGIHPKEIGRGSKVYRIGNVPRHLWATGDEQESSFGKLGREYKQIAFDKNILDLDPTIEWVTPGHPLFECVRKEVLKQTESDLQRGAIFYDLQRPQPARLDIYLVVFQDGRSHKLHERLYVVQTELDGTLLLKQPTIFLDLIPATATSGIPDDRDLPERFQIEEFLIETELNRFLRELQQERTRETKIISDHMEISLQTIIDRLQIQYGELFDKKESGSPETGLDGRLKQAEDRLEELNARLDRRRLELQQESNCTIAAIEPKGRAWVLPHPERLAPDVAPMVSDAEIERIAVNAAIAHEEAQGWQVESVESENRGFDLISRQPHPEDPKTAIAVKFIEVKGRSRVGQVALTANEYRTAHRLKQDYWLYVVFNCALEPEIHPIRDPAKLDWETLVKVEHYHVGADKILRANHE; translated from the coding sequence TTGAAAGCAGAACAAATCAAACCAGGTATTATCATTCGCGGTTCCATTTTTTCGGAACCCATTAAAGTTTTGACCGTCGAAAAGAGGGGAAAAGCGGTCAAGTTGATCGGTCAAGGATTACACACCAATCAAGTGCATCAACCGATATTAACCGCCGAGCAAATAGCCCAGCTAGGATCTACGCCAGAACAAGAAACATTTGATGGAGACGGTCAAAAGTTTAGATATGCAATAGAGGCAATGCGGTTAGGTTTAGCTTATGAATACGATCCCTTCTTTGCCTTAACCGTAGCGAGAGTCGATCCCCTACCCCATCAAATTGAAGCTGTATACAACTATTTTCTCAAGCAACCTCGAATCCGTTTTCTACTAGCAGACGATCCTGGTGCAGGCAAAACAGTGATGGCAGGCTTGCTCCTTAAGGAATTAAAGGCAAGGGGATTAGTCAAACGAGTGCTGATTGTGACCCCTGCTAACTTGACATTCCAATGGCAGCGCGAAATGAAAGATAAGTTTCGCGAGGATTTTGAGGTGATCCGAGGCGACATTCTACGGGCTAACTATGGGGCAAATCCTTGGCAAGATAAAAATCAAGTCGTAACTTCAGTTTCCTGGGTATCGCGAGTTGACGATGCTAAAGATAGCTTGCTACGCAGTCATTGGGATTTAATCATAGTCGATGAGGCGCACAAAATGAGCGCTTATAGTTCCGACAAAAAGACACTAGCTTACCGACTCGGAGAGCAGTTGTCAAAAATGACCGATCACTATTTGCTGATGACGGCGACACCCCATAAAGGCGATCCCAAAAACTTTTGTCTGTTTCTAGAATTACTAGATCCCGATGTTTATGGAGATGTCAGCAGTTTAGAAGAAGCAATGAGGCGTAACTACGCTCCTTTCTACTTGAGACGAACCAAAGAAGCCCTAGTTACCTTCCCACATCCTCAAACTGGAGAGGTCAAAAAGCTATTTACTCGCCGGATAGTGCAGACTGCTGACTTTCAAATCGATGACGACGAACTAGATTTTTACGACGAACTGACCCGCTATGTAGAAGATCAGTCCATCAAAGCGGCGATGGATGACTCAAATCGGGGACGGGCTTTAGGCTTCACGATGGCAATGTTACAGCGCCGTTTTGCCTCAAGTATTTATGCTGTGCGTCGCAGTTTGGCAAGAATGTGTGAAAAACGCCAGCATATCCTGGAAAATCCCGACGCTTATCGCCAGGAAATAATTGATAAAAAACTCCCCGACGATTTTGAGGAGCGAAGCGAATTAGAGCAGTCAAAGATTTTAGGGGATCTAGAAGAAATAGTCGCATCAATCGACCCAATTGCTTTGCAAGATGAAATCAGGACGCTGACTAAGTTAATCAAACTGGCTAAGAATTTAGAAGAAAGTGAAATTGAGTCCAAATTGCGGAGGCTCAAGCAATTATTGTTAGACAGGGGCTTTTTTAACGACCCTAAGATGAAACTGCTCATTTTTACCGAGCATAAAGATACCCTTGATTTCTTAGCTGGCGATGGCAAAAACGAACGTCCTCTAGGCAAGCTCAAACAGTGGGGTTTGAGCGTGACTCAAATTCATGGAGGGATGAATATTGGCGATCGCAATACGCCAAACACTCGAATTTATGCCGAGCGGGAGTTTAAAGAAAACTGTCAAATCTTAGTAGCGACAGAAGCGGCTGGCGAGGGAATTAACCTGCAATTTTGCTGGCTGATGATTAATTATGACATTCCTTGGAACCCAGTACGTTTAGAACAACGCATGGGTAGAATACACCGTTACGGTCAAGAAAAAGACTGTCTAATTTTTAACTTTGTCTCCACTAATACCCGTGAAGGCAGCGTATTTTGGAAACTCTTTGAGCGCATCCAAAAAATTGAAGCTGACCTCGACCCCGAACATACAGGTAAGGTATTTAATGTTTTAGGAGATGTGTTTCCCGCCAATCAAATCGAGAAAATGCTGCGGGAGATGTACGCCCATAATTTAACTGAGGAGGTGATTAAAAGTCGGATTATTACCCAAGTAGATACCGAACAGTTTCGCAAGATTACCAAATCGGCTCTAGAAGGTTTAGCCAAGCGAGAGCTAAATTTGTCTAATTTAATCGGCAGATCCACAGAAGCCAAAGAAAAGCAGCTAGTTCCCGAAGTGGTGGCAAATTTCTGGCTCGAAGCATCTCCTCTTGTCGGGATTCATCCTAAAGAAATCGGACGAGGCTCAAAAGTTTATCGAATCGGCAACGTACCGCGCCATCTTTGGGCGACAGGAGACGAGCAAGAATCGAGTTTTGGTAAACTCGGACGCGAATACAAGCAAATTGCCTTTGATAAAAATATTCTGGATTTAGATCCCACCATTGAATGGGTGACACCAGGACATCCGCTCTTTGAGTGCGTTCGTAAAGAGGTTCTCAAACAGACAGAATCAGACTTGCAACGCGGAGCCATATTCTATGACTTGCAACGCCCTCAACCGGCTAGGCTCGATATCTATTTAGTAGTATTTCAAGATGGAAGGAGTCATAAACTCCACGAGCGATTATATGTGGTGCAAACAGAATTAGATGGCACTTTATTACTCAAACAGCCGACGATTTTTCTCGATTTGATTCCCGCAACTGCTACAAGCGGGATTCCAGACGACCGCGATTTGCCAGAGCGCTTTCAGATCGAAGAATTCTTGATTGAGACTGAGTTAAACCGATTTTTGCGAGAACTACAGCAGGAAAGAACTAGAGAAACTAAAATTATCTCAGATCATATGGAAATTAGCTTGCAGACGATTATAGATCGCTTGCAAATTCAATACGGAGAGCTATTTGACAAAAAAGAATCGGGTTCGCCAGAAACGGGATTAGATGGGCGTTTAAAACAAGCAGAGGATCGACTTGAAGAGTTAAACGCTAGGTTAGATCGCCGCCGCTTAGAGCTACAGCAAGAATCCAACTGTACGATCGCAGCAATCGAGCCAAAAGGTAGAGCTTGGGTACTGCCCCATCCAGAGCGCCTAGCTCCAGATGTAGCACCGATGGTAAGCGATGCCGAGATCGAGCGTATTGCCGTCAATGCGGCGATCGCTCACGAAGAAGCCCAAGGGTGGCAAGTCGAAAGCGTCGAGTCGGAAAATCGGGGCTTCGATTTGATTTCGCGCCAACCCCATCCTGAAGATCCCAAAACTGCGATCGCGGTCAAATTTATCGAAGTCAAAGGGCGATCGCGCGTCGGTCAAGTGGCTTTAACGGCTAACGAATACAGAACTGCCCATCGCTTGAAACAAGACTATTGGTTGTATGTAGTCTTTAACTGCGCTTTAGAGCCAGAAATTCATCCCATTCGAGATCCGGCAAAACTTGATTGGGAAACGCTGGTCAAAGTAGAGCATTATCACGTTGGAGCGGATAAAATTCTAAGAGCTAATCATGAGTAA
- a CDS encoding helix-turn-helix domain-containing protein, translated as MKQPLIAKFIRALRQELNLTQEQFAAELGVTFPTVNRWENGKTKPSPIAQRLIQIRLKDMGLRGQKLLDSDGKAN; from the coding sequence ATGAAACAACCTTTAATAGCTAAATTTATTCGGGCACTCAGGCAAGAATTGAACTTAACACAAGAGCAATTTGCGGCCGAATTAGGAGTTACTTTTCCCACAGTTAATCGCTGGGAAAATGGTAAGACAAAACCTTCGCCCATTGCTCAACGACTGATCCAAATCAGACTCAAAGATATGGGGTTAAGAGGTCAGAAATTATTAGATAGTGATGGGAAGGCAAACTAG
- a CDS encoding thermonuclease family protein gives MKPLLLLVLVGLALQQPSSVLAQTTPATIVSVGDGDTVRVQLDRKLTTIRLACLDAPEIRQIPYGNASASRLKQLLPIGKSIDIRAIEKDRYGRTVGEIFVNNKSINLQMVAEGQAVVYRQYPSFVTLRRVECRN, from the coding sequence GTGAAACCCTTATTATTATTAGTTTTAGTTGGATTAGCCCTACAGCAACCGTCATCTGTCTTAGCACAAACAACTCCTGCAACTATCGTTAGCGTCGGTGATGGCGATACCGTTCGAGTTCAGTTAGATCGAAAATTAACTACTATCAGATTGGCGTGCTTAGATGCCCCAGAAATCCGGCAAATACCCTATGGAAATGCTTCTGCAAGCAGATTAAAGCAATTATTACCTATTGGTAAATCTATCGACATAAGAGCCATCGAAAAAGATAGATACGGTCGTACAGTTGGCGAGATTTTTGTTAACAATAAGTCCATCAATTTGCAGATGGTCGCAGAAGGTCAAGCCGTAGTTTACCGCCAGTATCCCTCTTTTGTCACTCTCCGAAGAGTAGAATGTAGAAATTAG